One region of Aminobacterium colombiense DSM 12261 genomic DNA includes:
- a CDS encoding pyrimidine/purine nucleoside phosphorylase translates to MNVIKNVDIAVNANVYNDGKVTSRTFWTKEGMKKTIGILLPGRYSFSTDGEEKVEITSGFIEVKIHPSCSWVRYGEGEFYVLPASTSFELQCKEIVEYVCSYSNN, encoded by the coding sequence ATGAACGTGATTAAAAACGTGGATATAGCTGTCAACGCAAATGTCTATAACGATGGAAAAGTTACGAGCAGAACTTTCTGGACAAAAGAAGGAATGAAAAAGACGATAGGAATTCTGTTGCCAGGTCGTTATTCTTTTTCTACAGATGGGGAAGAAAAAGTAGAGATAACCTCGGGCTTCATTGAGGTTAAGATCCATCCTTCCTGCAGCTGGGTACGGTATGGAGAAGGGGAATTTTACGTGCTCCCTGCATCAACCTCATTTGAGCTGCAATGCAAAGAAATTGTAGAGTATGTTTGCAGTTATTCCAACAATTAA
- a CDS encoding GntR family transcriptional regulator: protein MRHRSQVQSSVDYAYKELRHKIMNKEFKPGQRLPEIAIAEQLNVSRTPVREAFRQLANEGLINIFPNEGASLVNPSKEEIENTFEMRAYLECLAIKKAVHRITPLQLCMLEEEIQKEESIFAAKDLDKYLEINNAFHKIIAEASGNVVLYEFIVSVLSRSFVYLVLFESFFDFGGNPSLDEHREIVKALRNRDEERAVELMRAHVLTSAEGIRDGSGARS from the coding sequence TTGAGACACCGTTCGCAAGTTCAATCATCTGTAGATTATGCGTATAAGGAACTGCGCCATAAGATTATGAATAAAGAATTTAAACCTGGACAGCGCCTTCCGGAAATCGCTATTGCTGAGCAGTTAAATGTAAGCCGGACCCCTGTGCGGGAAGCCTTTAGGCAATTGGCGAATGAGGGGCTAATTAACATTTTCCCTAACGAGGGAGCAAGCCTGGTAAACCCTTCGAAAGAAGAAATAGAGAACACCTTCGAAATGAGGGCCTATCTGGAGTGCCTTGCCATTAAAAAAGCTGTGCACCGAATTACTCCACTTCAGCTCTGCATGTTAGAAGAAGAAATTCAGAAAGAAGAAAGCATCTTTGCCGCAAAAGACCTCGATAAGTATCTGGAAATCAATAATGCTTTTCACAAAATCATCGCAGAGGCCAGCGGAAACGTGGTTTTATACGAATTTATAGTAAGCGTGCTCTCTCGCTCTTTTGTATATCTGGTTCTTTTTGAGTCGTTTTTTGATTTTGGAGGAAATCCAAGCCTCGATGAACACAGGGAAATCGTTAAGGCATTGAGAAACCGTGATGAAGAAAGAGCTGTTGAATTGATGCGGGCACACGTTCTCACTTCTGCCGAGGGGATCCGCGACGGAAGTGGTGCCAGGTCTTGA
- a CDS encoding AI-2E family transporter yields the protein MTFSTDNKYDSKEKVQVVGRYGLRSQVFFLGFLSIVAAGMVLHFARGVVMPLVVAWLISYIFKPMIRTLERKKIPPVLSITALIAVFLGLCLLALSFLYRRLVPFANAFPSYYDKLLLLVQEFGKTNDIPTELLLEFDWGKRLTAWLITLPGTAISLVSNLFLMIVFLVFILLGSPTSSDKLNRAFSPKTSVRVQQIIDSISKQIGRYLTTAVVISAMTGIAVWMALKLIGVDFSVNWGVLAFLLNFIPYIGSILASIPPILVALVKFYPDFTPAIITAFALLSIQVGIGNLLAPKVMGDTLDINPIVVLVSLLFWGWLWGGGGAVLAVPIAVVIKIVCENIPSLHPVAIFMSSK from the coding sequence ATGACCTTTTCCACTGATAATAAATACGACTCCAAAGAAAAAGTACAAGTCGTCGGTCGATATGGATTGCGAAGCCAAGTTTTCTTTTTGGGCTTCCTGAGCATTGTTGCTGCGGGGATGGTATTGCATTTTGCCAGAGGAGTCGTGATGCCGCTTGTAGTAGCCTGGCTTATTTCTTACATTTTCAAGCCAATGATCCGCACCCTTGAGCGCAAAAAAATTCCGCCTGTTCTTTCTATCACCGCTCTTATAGCGGTTTTTCTTGGGCTTTGCCTATTGGCATTGAGCTTTCTGTACAGGCGCTTAGTTCCTTTTGCAAACGCTTTCCCTTCGTATTACGATAAGCTATTGCTGCTCGTGCAAGAATTCGGAAAAACAAATGACATTCCTACCGAGCTTTTACTTGAGTTTGATTGGGGGAAACGGCTTACCGCTTGGCTGATTACTTTGCCTGGAACAGCCATATCGCTCGTTAGCAACCTGTTTCTCATGATCGTTTTTCTTGTTTTTATCTTATTAGGGTCCCCCACCTCATCGGACAAATTAAATAGGGCCTTTTCACCTAAGACCTCTGTGCGTGTGCAGCAAATTATCGACTCCATATCAAAACAAATCGGGAGATATTTGACCACTGCAGTCGTAATCAGCGCAATGACGGGGATAGCCGTATGGATGGCACTGAAGCTCATAGGCGTGGATTTCTCTGTAAACTGGGGGGTTTTAGCCTTTCTGCTTAACTTTATTCCCTATATTGGATCGATTTTGGCATCCATTCCGCCCATTCTTGTGGCATTAGTAAAGTTTTATCCTGATTTTACACCTGCCATCATAACGGCTTTTGCATTATTGTCTATTCAGGTGGGTATTGGCAATTTACTGGCTCCAAAGGTTATGGGAGACACCCTTGATATTAACCCCATTGTGGTGCTTGTTTCGTTGCTCTTTTGGGGATGGCTGTGGGGAGGCGGTGGTGCTGTTTTGGCCGTTCCCATTGCAGTGGTAATAAAAATCGTATGCGAGAATATCCCTTCTCTCCACCCCGTTGCGATTTTCATGTCGTCAAAGTAA
- a CDS encoding aminotransferase class V-fold PLP-dependent enzyme, with protein sequence MTIYEKFGIEPIINVDGPLTRYGGAIMEKETLDAMDEAAKYSVPLDQLQAAASKIIAEKTHAEAGLVTGGACAALTLATAACICGYDVARMDRLPDTTDMPNEVIMPCHQISGYTHAIRAAGAKLIGVGIPHAPVAPFSVYITNKWHIESMITEKTAAIAYVVRTGSHPSLEEVIEVGKKYNIPVIVDAAPEIPPIENLHKFIDMGADLVCISGGKGIRGPQNSGILCGRKDLIASAAIQMLEAPSEAYDEWNPPSSFIPKDKFRGTPSHGIGRAMKVSKENIVGLLTALQNLNVEAFVAKEASLIELLQGIKGEIEKIPGISATFVESEYCLCSYPTLEINVDEKITGISAYEICAKMRLKNIYLRDRYVNQGIVRIYSINMNKEIAEKIEKALIETINGARS encoded by the coding sequence ATGACAATTTACGAGAAATTTGGAATAGAACCGATTATCAATGTGGATGGGCCCCTCACAAGATACGGCGGCGCCATTATGGAGAAAGAAACTTTGGATGCCATGGATGAGGCAGCAAAGTATTCTGTTCCACTAGATCAGCTTCAGGCAGCCGCATCTAAGATCATCGCAGAAAAAACTCATGCTGAAGCGGGGCTTGTAACAGGTGGAGCCTGTGCAGCTCTTACTTTGGCTACAGCAGCATGTATTTGTGGCTACGATGTGGCTCGTATGGATCGGCTGCCCGATACAACCGACATGCCGAACGAAGTCATAATGCCTTGCCACCAGATTAGCGGATATACCCATGCTATACGGGCAGCTGGCGCCAAACTTATCGGCGTAGGAATCCCCCACGCGCCAGTTGCTCCCTTTTCTGTATATATCACCAATAAATGGCACATTGAATCTATGATCACAGAAAAAACAGCTGCCATTGCCTATGTTGTAAGAACAGGAAGCCATCCGTCCCTCGAAGAGGTTATCGAAGTTGGCAAAAAGTATAATATCCCTGTAATTGTAGATGCTGCTCCAGAAATTCCTCCAATAGAAAACCTTCATAAGTTTATAGACATGGGGGCCGATCTGGTATGCATCAGCGGCGGCAAGGGAATCCGCGGACCTCAGAACAGCGGCATCCTCTGCGGTCGCAAAGATCTCATAGCTTCTGCTGCTATCCAAATGTTGGAAGCCCCATCAGAAGCCTATGACGAATGGAACCCGCCAAGCTCTTTCATACCAAAAGATAAATTCCGGGGAACTCCAAGCCATGGAATAGGGCGCGCCATGAAAGTGAGCAAAGAAAATATTGTAGGTCTGTTGACAGCGTTGCAGAATCTAAACGTAGAAGCTTTTGTGGCTAAAGAGGCATCACTTATAGAGTTGTTGCAAGGAATAAAAGGAGAAATAGAGAAAATTCCTGGCATTAGCGCGACTTTTGTTGAATCCGAATACTGTCTATGCTCTTACCCCACCCTTGAAATTAATGTGGATGAAAAAATCACCGGCATAAGTGCGTATGAGATATGCGCAAAGATGCGTTTAAAGAATATCTATTTACGTGATCGCTACGTCAACCAGGGAATAGTCAGGATCTACTCTATAAATATGAACAAAGAAATAGCGGAGAAGATAGAAAAGGCCTTAATCGAAACAATAAATGGTGCCAGGTCTTGA
- a CDS encoding 1-aminocyclopropane-1-carboxylate deaminase/D-cysteine desulfhydrase, with protein MKDIQEIERTLNQLKEALPRVNLAFLPTPLHKLPRLSRQYDIELFIKRDDLTGIELGGNKTRKLEFVLPDALAAKADYIITGASIQSNWCRQMVSACVQCGLKTILYLFGPNIPTECQGNLLLDKTLGAEVHLIKLNEGENLYDGLNRTEEMRKKRIQELEDAGHNCFYLKVGAPFPKGHAAYVWAMAELVHQLQNLGMTLDDLDYIVTPLGAGGTYAGLFVAKKLFESKVKIYGYCTSGMHPTMEDDILNACRDTAHFLGVDLSFGKSDIHVSFDYGGEYDVPTPKSTEAIKHVARSEGVLLDPVYTAKAMSGLLDYLEKGLIPSGSRVLFWHTGGLPALFSGRETAGTIYE; from the coding sequence ATGAAAGACATTCAAGAAATAGAAAGAACGCTAAATCAACTAAAGGAAGCTTTGCCGCGGGTCAATCTGGCTTTCCTTCCAACCCCTCTGCATAAGCTCCCAAGACTTTCTCGCCAGTATGACATAGAACTATTCATTAAACGGGACGACTTGACGGGGATCGAATTAGGGGGGAATAAAACTCGCAAACTCGAATTCGTTCTTCCTGACGCCTTAGCGGCGAAAGCCGATTATATTATCACTGGCGCTTCAATCCAATCAAATTGGTGCAGACAGATGGTATCAGCATGCGTACAATGCGGACTCAAAACGATTCTCTATCTCTTTGGGCCCAACATCCCTACTGAATGCCAAGGCAACTTGTTATTAGATAAAACGCTAGGAGCCGAAGTTCACCTTATCAAATTAAATGAGGGAGAGAACCTTTATGACGGGCTCAACAGAACTGAGGAAATGCGCAAAAAACGCATACAAGAGCTCGAAGACGCAGGTCATAATTGTTTCTACCTCAAGGTGGGAGCGCCTTTCCCAAAAGGCCATGCGGCCTATGTATGGGCCATGGCTGAACTTGTTCATCAATTACAGAATTTGGGAATGACCCTGGATGATCTTGATTACATCGTAACCCCCCTTGGTGCCGGGGGAACCTATGCCGGACTGTTCGTGGCAAAAAAACTATTTGAATCAAAAGTGAAGATATATGGATATTGCACCTCGGGCATGCATCCTACTATGGAAGACGACATCTTGAATGCATGTAGGGATACAGCGCATTTCCTAGGGGTAGATTTATCTTTCGGCAAAAGCGACATCCATGTCAGCTTTGACTATGGCGGAGAATATGATGTGCCTACCCCGAAAAGCACGGAAGCAATTAAACATGTAGCACGCAGCGAAGGGGTGCTGTTAGATCCAGTATACACAGCAAAAGCCATGTCCGGACTTCTTGATTATTTAGAAAAAGGATTGATACCCTCTGGAAGCCGCGTTCTATTTTGGCATACGGGCGGTCTTCCTGCCCTATTTTCAGGCCGGGAAACTGCCGGAACGATTTATGAGTAA
- a CDS encoding FAD-dependent oxidoreductase, translating to MGKHLVVIGGTAAGLSAASKAKRMDPDIKVSVYERTGFIAYGACGLPYYIGDLVKTEGKLADFTPDELKEKRDISTYIHHEVTKIDADSKTLDVYDLRKNEFFKVPYDYLVIATGASPIIPDIPHVHANGVFFLRTVEDGMAIKNAIKERNVKKALIVGGGFIGLEMAEQLSFLGIEVTIVEALPRLLPLLDEEYSNAVKKNLEENNVYLHTGTTVSEIISENGNVVGVKTNNGEIFDTDMAIVSIGVRPNSSMAQNAGLKTGIKNAIVVDEYMKTSDESIWACGDCVQTFNFITKRETYVPLGTTANKQGRIAGGNIAGDKSTFKGVLASQITKVFDLYIASTGLTVDQAREAGFLPEEAKIVKKDKASYYPGGKDNNIKLIFDKNTGRLLGAQAIGSESIAGRINLLATAITAGMTVAELSEVDLVYAPSVAPVYDPILIAASQAVKKVVLKRD from the coding sequence GTGGGGAAGCATCTGGTAGTTATTGGTGGAACAGCCGCTGGATTGAGTGCTGCTTCGAAGGCAAAAAGAATGGATCCTGACATAAAAGTCTCTGTGTACGAAAGAACAGGGTTCATAGCATATGGTGCTTGCGGATTGCCATATTACATAGGGGATCTTGTTAAAACGGAAGGCAAGTTGGCGGATTTTACCCCAGATGAATTAAAAGAAAAAAGGGATATTTCCACATACATCCATCACGAGGTAACTAAAATTGATGCAGACAGTAAAACCCTAGATGTTTATGACTTAAGAAAAAATGAGTTTTTCAAGGTTCCCTATGATTATCTTGTCATTGCGACGGGAGCGTCACCAATAATACCGGATATTCCCCACGTTCATGCCAATGGCGTGTTCTTCCTTAGAACCGTCGAGGATGGAATGGCTATTAAAAACGCGATTAAAGAAAGAAATGTGAAAAAAGCTCTTATCGTGGGTGGAGGGTTCATTGGCCTTGAAATGGCGGAGCAGCTATCCTTTTTAGGCATAGAGGTCACAATTGTTGAAGCTTTGCCACGGCTTCTGCCTCTTCTTGACGAAGAATATTCCAACGCGGTGAAGAAAAACTTAGAAGAGAACAACGTGTACTTGCATACCGGAACAACAGTAAGCGAGATTATAAGTGAAAATGGCAATGTTGTAGGGGTCAAAACAAATAACGGTGAAATATTTGACACAGACATGGCCATTGTCTCCATAGGTGTGAGGCCAAATTCCAGTATGGCTCAAAACGCTGGACTAAAAACAGGAATTAAAAACGCTATTGTTGTAGATGAGTACATGAAAACCTCTGATGAGTCGATTTGGGCATGTGGAGACTGTGTGCAAACCTTTAATTTTATAACAAAAAGAGAAACTTATGTCCCTCTCGGAACAACTGCCAATAAGCAGGGCAGAATTGCCGGAGGAAATATTGCGGGTGATAAAAGTACGTTTAAAGGAGTGCTGGCATCCCAGATCACAAAAGTCTTCGATCTGTATATAGCATCAACGGGATTGACAGTGGATCAGGCGAGAGAAGCCGGATTTCTGCCAGAAGAGGCGAAAATAGTGAAAAAGGATAAAGCGTCATATTATCCTGGGGGAAAAGACAACAACATAAAGCTTATATTCGATAAAAATACGGGAAGACTTCTTGGAGCCCAGGCAATAGGCAGTGAATCTATCGCAGGAAGAATAAATTTGCTTGCAACGGCAATAACAGCAGGTATGACAGTCGCCGAACTATCAGAGGTCGATTTGGTATATGCTCCCTCTGTAGCCCCTGTTTACGATCCTATCTTGATTGCGGCCAGCCAGGCAGTGAAAAAAGTAGTTTTAAAAAGGGATTAG
- a CDS encoding dihydrodipicolinate synthase family protein, whose translation MFKPTGSWVAMPTPFKSDDTIDYNGFEILIERQIKYGTSQLFVLGSCGETSLLTIEEKKAIVKEVIKMTKGRIPVFFNASSNTTESSVEFAKYIEGEGGDGVIFTVPPYVLIPQGAAYDHLDTCMGSINIPCGIYNNPSRIGVLVEASTIARLSEKHPNFVVDKEAMPHVKQLVQVKRLCGDKINILCCDYPNYSIVIPTLAIGGNGTANIGGNIIPEEVALFSRPWDSVKTMETCRETYFKYFPLLESLYQLSNPIVIKAALKILGLPGGHLRKPYSDFVGPKFDELKKLMGELGVLEKYGNGK comes from the coding sequence ATGTTTAAACCTACTGGTTCATGGGTGGCAATGCCCACTCCTTTCAAGTCTGACGACACTATCGACTATAACGGGTTTGAAATTCTTATTGAAAGACAAATCAAGTATGGAACATCCCAATTGTTTGTTTTGGGATCATGTGGCGAAACAAGCCTGCTTACTATTGAAGAAAAGAAAGCGATCGTCAAAGAAGTAATAAAAATGACAAAGGGAAGAATCCCAGTTTTTTTCAATGCTTCGTCAAATACTACGGAGTCAAGTGTTGAATTTGCGAAGTATATTGAAGGCGAGGGTGGAGACGGCGTTATTTTTACGGTACCGCCATATGTGCTGATTCCTCAAGGCGCAGCCTATGACCATCTTGATACATGCATGGGCTCCATTAATATTCCCTGTGGTATCTATAACAACCCATCAAGAATAGGAGTTCTTGTAGAGGCAAGTACCATTGCCAGGCTTTCTGAAAAACACCCAAACTTTGTTGTGGATAAAGAAGCCATGCCTCATGTAAAACAACTGGTGCAGGTAAAACGTCTGTGTGGCGATAAAATTAATATTCTTTGTTGCGATTATCCAAACTATTCAATTGTCATTCCCACCCTTGCTATTGGCGGAAACGGAACAGCTAATATCGGAGGGAACATCATTCCTGAGGAAGTCGCGTTGTTTTCCCGTCCGTGGGATAGCGTAAAAACAATGGAAACATGCAGAGAAACCTACTTTAAATACTTTCCGCTTCTTGAAAGTCTTTACCAGTTGTCTAACCCAATCGTCATTAAGGCTGCTTTGAAGATCCTGGGCTTGCCGGGTGGTCACTTGAGAAAACCCTATTCTGATTTTGTAGGGCCCAAATTTGATGAGCTCAAAAAGTTAATGGGTGAACTTGGCGTATTAGAAAAGTATGGCAACGGCAAATAA
- a CDS encoding RidA family protein: MNVEKKLAELGLVLPDVPTPGGSYVPVQISGNMAFTSGQTALINGERRYLGKVGKEVSLEEGVLSARDACLNCLASLKKELGTLDAVTKIIKLVGYVNSAPGFYQQPQVINGASDLLVELWGEVGRHARSAIGTAELPVNTSVELDLIVEIKKED, encoded by the coding sequence ATGAATGTTGAAAAAAAGCTTGCTGAATTAGGTCTTGTTTTGCCTGATGTCCCAACTCCTGGTGGTTCTTATGTTCCGGTTCAAATCTCTGGGAATATGGCCTTTACTTCTGGACAGACGGCGTTGATCAACGGGGAAAGAAGGTACCTGGGTAAAGTTGGAAAAGAAGTGTCTTTAGAAGAAGGAGTACTCTCTGCTAGGGATGCATGTCTCAACTGCCTGGCTTCTTTGAAAAAAGAGCTTGGGACCCTCGATGCAGTTACGAAAATAATCAAATTAGTGGGCTATGTTAATAGCGCACCAGGGTTTTATCAGCAGCCGCAGGTGATTAATGGCGCATCAGACCTGCTAGTAGAACTTTGGGGAGAAGTTGGCCGACATGCCAGATCCGCAATTGGCACAGCAGAGCTTCCTGTTAATACGTCTGTGGAATTAGATTTGATTGTTGAAATAAAAAAAGAAGATTAG
- a CDS encoding TRAP transporter permease, translated as MLANIKKHILGIPDEETIWSELRKNGILSTFIGLVTVSLALFHIITSYVGQLEAFQHRATHLLVILVLVFLSSIEKRIKDVHKSSGQKWLISLDILFALLAAVSLYYTFTNSTVLPLRAGNPNTYDIIIGGIILFLTIEAARRHVGLGIVIVSVFFLFYVYAGPWFPGFLSHAPFTIGEIINIQYLDLEGIWGSPLGASASFVIVFLIFAGLLIETGILDVFMDFSMKLVGKSVGGPAKVAIVSSTLVGMVNGTAVGNALLTGQVSIPIMKKMGYKPPFAAAVEAAASTGGQVMPPIMGSAAFIIAMFLGISYNEVCKAALVPALLWFFSLYVIVHLEARKWNLKQLTDEDHANLPSWGYLFQRSYLAVPMIVLILIMVMGFSEVRAGFWGIISLLAVSLIRKETRFTLKSLCAGLKSGVQMAFSVTTACACAGIIVGCVMQSGLGYTLSTSLVEIAKGNALILLPLVMITALVLGTGMMTVGVYIIVSVLLIPAMTSMGLHTLGSHLFAFYFGILCNITPPVATAAYGAAGIAETSPWSTGVAAFKLAIPIFCVPYVFIFQPALLLDGTLSQILFTVITTFAGVFCFDVAITGYLFRRCKVVERAIFVIAGIALIFPSFKVSLLGIVLFAIAFAIQKFLKLENAVSYS; from the coding sequence ATGCTTGCTAACATAAAAAAACATATATTAGGTATCCCCGACGAAGAAACCATCTGGTCGGAACTAAGAAAAAATGGCATTCTTTCTACTTTCATTGGTCTTGTTACTGTATCGCTTGCTTTATTTCACATAATTACGTCCTATGTAGGTCAACTTGAAGCTTTCCAGCACCGGGCGACACACCTTTTGGTTATTCTGGTATTAGTTTTTTTGAGCTCTATAGAAAAAAGGATTAAAGACGTCCATAAGTCAAGTGGCCAAAAGTGGTTGATATCGCTAGATATCCTATTCGCGTTATTGGCAGCTGTGAGTTTGTACTATACCTTTACAAACAGCACTGTTCTTCCTTTACGTGCGGGGAATCCAAATACTTACGACATCATCATTGGCGGTATCATCCTTTTTTTAACCATAGAGGCCGCGCGAAGGCACGTTGGTCTAGGTATCGTGATAGTAAGTGTGTTCTTCCTCTTTTACGTTTACGCCGGGCCGTGGTTCCCCGGATTTTTAAGTCACGCACCCTTTACTATTGGTGAAATTATTAATATCCAATACCTGGATCTTGAGGGTATTTGGGGCTCTCCGTTAGGTGCTTCTGCCAGCTTTGTCATTGTTTTTCTTATATTTGCCGGCTTGCTTATAGAAACGGGTATCCTGGATGTTTTTATGGATTTTTCTATGAAGCTTGTTGGTAAATCTGTTGGTGGCCCTGCTAAAGTGGCAATAGTCTCTAGTACGCTAGTAGGAATGGTTAATGGAACAGCCGTAGGAAATGCCCTCCTCACTGGTCAGGTTTCCATTCCAATTATGAAGAAAATGGGATATAAACCGCCCTTTGCAGCGGCTGTAGAAGCTGCGGCTTCCACTGGCGGACAAGTTATGCCTCCCATCATGGGATCGGCGGCTTTTATCATAGCGATGTTCCTTGGCATTTCTTACAACGAAGTATGCAAAGCTGCTTTGGTGCCGGCTCTCTTATGGTTCTTTTCCCTCTATGTGATAGTCCATTTGGAGGCGCGGAAATGGAACCTCAAACAGCTTACCGATGAAGATCACGCCAATTTGCCTTCTTGGGGGTATTTGTTCCAGAGAAGCTATTTGGCAGTGCCCATGATCGTGCTGATTTTAATAATGGTTATGGGTTTTAGCGAGGTCAGAGCGGGGTTTTGGGGAATAATTTCTCTTCTTGCGGTGAGCCTTATAAGAAAAGAAACCCGATTCACCCTTAAAAGTTTATGCGCAGGTTTAAAATCAGGTGTCCAGATGGCTTTTTCCGTTACAACAGCTTGTGCGTGCGCAGGCATTATTGTAGGGTGTGTTATGCAGTCAGGCCTTGGATATACATTAAGCACCTCCCTGGTGGAAATTGCAAAAGGAAATGCCCTTATACTCTTGCCTCTTGTCATGATAACTGCTCTTGTACTGGGCACAGGAATGATGACCGTTGGGGTGTACATAATCGTCTCTGTTCTATTAATTCCCGCAATGACATCTATGGGGCTGCATACCTTAGGAAGCCATTTATTTGCTTTCTACTTTGGAATTCTTTGTAATATAACTCCTCCTGTAGCTACAGCGGCTTACGGTGCTGCCGGAATTGCGGAAACAAGCCCATGGTCTACCGGGGTAGCTGCCTTTAAACTTGCGATTCCAATATTTTGTGTTCCCTATGTTTTTATTTTTCAGCCCGCTCTCCTTTTGGACGGAACCCTTTCTCAAATATTGTTTACTGTCATCACAACCTTTGCCGGGGTCTTTTGTTTTGACGTCGCTATAACTGGATATTTGTTTAGAAGGTGCAAAGTCGTTGAGAGAGCTATTTTTGTTATAGCAGGCATAGCGCTAATTTTCCCTAGTTTTAAGGTTTCTCTATTAGGAATAGTTCTTTTTGCCATTGCCTTTGCCATACAGAAGTTTTTGAAACTTGAAAATGCCGTAAGCTACAGCTAA
- a CDS encoding TAXI family TRAP transporter solute-binding subunit, with the protein MSKINTKLVRILSVLLCIFLFSGIGLASGGTKYLKIATGTVGGTWFSGGSVLASIITEKVEGANASPTIGGGVSNCRDVDANRAQIGYSYSGTALDAWEGRVPFEKPLKNLRYIGNQYIEPFHILFLKEQGFKSLDDLKGKSFSPGKEGFTGKIVFDRLLEEANISYDMLGKATYVGFPDGALLMKDKHLDFYAILTMPPNSAFMDVDTFSAVDILQLPEDLLNRMAEKYGMEKWIIPAGAYSGVKNDITTVGYGGGFYCNKDLPEDLVYEITKALWENYERFVDAAPASFKSQIKLENALRGTVLPLHEGAYKFYKEKGMEIPEAGMPLK; encoded by the coding sequence ATGAGCAAAATCAACACAAAGCTAGTAAGGATCTTGTCAGTGTTATTATGCATCTTTCTTTTCTCTGGAATTGGTTTGGCCAGTGGGGGTACGAAATACCTCAAAATAGCGACAGGCACTGTGGGCGGCACGTGGTTTTCCGGCGGGTCAGTTTTGGCAAGCATTATTACAGAAAAGGTAGAAGGCGCAAACGCTTCCCCTACGATTGGCGGCGGAGTAAGTAACTGCAGGGACGTAGATGCCAATAGAGCACAGATTGGATATTCCTATAGTGGAACGGCTCTTGATGCATGGGAAGGTAGAGTTCCCTTTGAAAAGCCATTAAAAAATTTGAGATACATCGGAAACCAATATATTGAACCATTTCACATCCTGTTTCTAAAAGAACAAGGTTTCAAATCTTTAGATGATTTAAAAGGTAAATCCTTTAGCCCTGGTAAGGAAGGTTTTACGGGAAAAATCGTTTTTGACCGTTTGCTAGAAGAAGCCAATATCTCTTATGACATGCTTGGAAAAGCAACGTATGTAGGTTTCCCAGACGGAGCTCTTCTGATGAAAGATAAACACCTTGATTTTTATGCAATTTTGACAATGCCTCCTAATTCCGCGTTTATGGATGTAGACACATTTTCCGCTGTCGATATCCTGCAGCTTCCTGAAGATTTGCTAAATAGAATGGCTGAAAAATATGGTATGGAAAAATGGATTATCCCCGCTGGTGCATATTCTGGTGTGAAAAATGATATCACCACAGTTGGTTATGGCGGTGGATTCTATTGCAACAAAGATTTGCCTGAAGACCTGGTTTATGAAATAACCAAAGCTCTTTGGGAAAATTATGAGAGATTCGTTGACGCTGCGCCAGCTTCATTTAAGAGCCAGATTAAGCTTGAGAACGCTCTTCGTGGAACAGTGCTTCCTCTTCACGAAGGAGCCTATAAATTTTACAAAGAAAAGGGTATGGAAATTCCTGAGGCGGGTATGCCCCTTAAATAG